Proteins from one Bifidobacterium sp. ESL0732 genomic window:
- a CDS encoding S9 family peptidase: MTDETNPTIVSPQGTNNTSAPQVLPVPHAKREPKPRTVHGDTFIDPYEWMRDKNSPELQRFVREENEYYTAKTAGFDGLKHRLFEELKSRVDETDMSVPTRMDGYWYFVRTREGLQYGVQCRLPIAGPDDWDPPQIKASDAPGSMPGEQVVFDPNVEAKGHDFFRLGGLDLTRDGRWLLYGVDTAGGERYDYRIRSLENGHELPEVFKGIAEACFTPDGKWVFYTLLDQSWRPYEVRRHQVGTSVDDDVEVFRESDERFWIGVGLSFDERNIVIGCSSKTTSEVLMLSVDNPEGEFRAFIPRKEGVEYDVSFARFEGAGVDGSDIPLALVYHNAKNPNFEVDVVDLSVHEPPYALGEGVAVALGSPYGCERGDEVEPGASGKPVNTPYNNPDNPEILRGARGLGIEGIAMYRNFVVLSYRKDSLPHIAVMTKNDALQDFLAHRPWRFRELRPDSDGGSERLYSIAAGGNPSYDVPRMRYSFSSYTQPGQLCELDVATGKSRLLKRAKVRGGFDAANYRERRIWVRVRDGELVPVSLVWRPDCCKAMAELGDDLRRIDLLDIAENSTNSDSPSRGVNASATHTGVNGAAHPESQDLRPGAGPMFITGYGAYEADSDPGFSVARVSMLDRGVLYAVVHVRGGGEMGRAWYEQGRRLNKRNTFTDFVDATKALQQAGLADLERTVANGGSAGGLLMGAVANMAPECYAGIEADVPFVDALTSILDPSLPLTVTEWDEWGDPLHDKTVYDYMKSYSPYENAPFGHWQGDAAPDGSSLNQSAANSKAENRDAGNNAFDDNASDNATSRYPKIFATTSLNDTRVLCVEPLKWIARLQSQGVDAIVRVEVEAGHGGTSGRYKQWQEVSDENAWCLHTMGIEE, from the coding sequence ATGACTGACGAAACGAACCCCACGATAGTGTCGCCGCAAGGAACCAACAACACGTCCGCTCCACAGGTTTTGCCTGTTCCGCACGCGAAACGTGAACCGAAGCCGCGCACGGTGCACGGCGACACTTTCATCGATCCTTACGAGTGGATGCGAGACAAGAATTCGCCGGAATTGCAACGTTTTGTGCGTGAGGAAAACGAGTATTATACGGCGAAGACGGCCGGTTTCGACGGGCTGAAGCATCGGCTTTTTGAGGAGCTCAAGTCTCGCGTCGACGAGACGGACATGTCGGTGCCGACACGAATGGATGGTTATTGGTATTTCGTGCGTACCCGGGAAGGTCTGCAATACGGTGTGCAGTGCCGACTGCCGATTGCCGGCCCTGACGACTGGGATCCCCCGCAAATCAAGGCGAGCGACGCACCGGGCTCAATGCCTGGGGAGCAGGTTGTTTTCGATCCGAACGTCGAGGCGAAAGGCCATGATTTCTTCCGCTTGGGCGGGCTTGATTTGACCCGCGACGGCCGCTGGCTGCTTTACGGCGTCGACACCGCCGGCGGCGAACGTTACGATTACCGCATCCGCAGCCTCGAGAACGGCCATGAATTGCCGGAAGTATTCAAAGGCATTGCCGAGGCCTGCTTCACTCCCGACGGCAAGTGGGTATTTTATACGCTGCTTGACCAATCTTGGCGGCCATATGAGGTTCGCCGGCATCAGGTCGGCACAAGTGTCGACGATGACGTCGAAGTCTTTCGTGAAAGTGACGAACGGTTTTGGATCGGTGTCGGGCTGAGTTTCGATGAGCGTAACATTGTCATCGGTTGCTCGTCCAAGACCACCAGCGAGGTGCTGATGCTTTCGGTCGACAATCCGGAAGGCGAGTTCCGTGCGTTCATTCCGAGGAAGGAAGGCGTCGAATACGACGTCAGTTTCGCTCGGTTCGAAGGTGCGGGCGTTGACGGATCTGACATTCCGCTGGCGCTGGTCTACCACAATGCGAAGAACCCGAATTTCGAGGTGGACGTGGTCGATTTGAGCGTGCACGAACCGCCATATGCCTTGGGCGAGGGTGTTGCTGTGGCTCTTGGCTCGCCGTATGGCTGTGAGCGTGGCGATGAAGTCGAGCCGGGTGCAAGTGGAAAACCGGTGAATACGCCCTATAACAATCCCGATAATCCCGAAATCCTGCGTGGCGCCCGCGGACTAGGTATCGAAGGCATCGCGATGTATCGCAATTTCGTGGTGCTGAGCTATCGAAAAGACAGCTTGCCGCACATTGCGGTGATGACGAAAAACGATGCATTGCAGGACTTTTTGGCGCATCGTCCGTGGCGTTTCCGTGAGCTGAGGCCAGACTCGGATGGGGGAAGCGAACGCTTGTATTCCATTGCGGCGGGAGGCAATCCCTCCTACGACGTGCCGCGTATGCGTTATTCGTTCTCAAGCTATACGCAACCCGGCCAGTTGTGCGAGCTTGACGTGGCGACCGGCAAAAGCAGGTTGCTCAAGCGGGCGAAAGTGCGTGGCGGCTTCGATGCCGCGAACTACCGCGAGCGGCGCATCTGGGTGCGGGTGCGTGACGGCGAGCTGGTGCCGGTTTCGCTGGTCTGGCGACCGGATTGTTGCAAGGCGATGGCGGAGCTGGGCGATGATTTGAGACGCATCGATTTGCTGGATATCGCTGAAAATTCCACGAACTCGGATTCCCCCTCGCGGGGTGTAAATGCTTCTGCAACTCATACTGGAGTAAACGGTGCCGCACATCCGGAAAGTCAAGACTTGCGACCTGGTGCCGGGCCGATGTTCATCACCGGCTACGGTGCCTACGAAGCCGATAGCGATCCCGGTTTTTCCGTGGCACGCGTAAGTATGCTCGATCGGGGCGTGCTTTACGCCGTGGTGCATGTGCGCGGCGGTGGCGAGATGGGTCGAGCGTGGTACGAGCAGGGACGAAGGCTTAATAAGCGTAATACGTTTACGGATTTCGTAGACGCCACCAAAGCCTTGCAACAGGCCGGACTTGCCGACCTGGAACGTACCGTTGCCAATGGCGGTTCGGCTGGTGGGTTGCTTATGGGTGCCGTGGCGAATATGGCTCCGGAATGTTACGCAGGAATTGAGGCGGACGTCCCGTTTGTTGACGCGTTGACTTCGATTCTAGACCCTTCGTTGCCGCTGACGGTTACGGAATGGGACGAGTGGGGTGATCCGCTTCACGACAAGACCGTCTACGACTATATGAAGTCGTATTCACCCTATGAAAACGCGCCATTCGGCCATTGGCAGGGTGATGCTGCGCCCGATGGTTCGTCATTGAATCAGAGCGCGGCAAATTCGAAAGCCGAAAACCGAGATGCCGGTAACAATGCCTTTGACGACAATGCATCTGATAATGCTACTTCGCGCTACCCGAAGATTTTCGCCACCACATCGTTGAACGATACCCGCGTGCTCTGTGTGGAGCCGCTCAAGTGGATCGCCCGCCTGCAATCGCAAGGCGTGGATGCCATCGTGCGCGTCGAAGTCGAGGCCGGCCACGGCGGCACTTCCGGCCGCTATAAGCAGTGGCAGGAGGTCAGCGACGAGAACGCCTGGTGTCTTCATACCATGGGAATTGAAGAGTAG
- the galE gene encoding UDP-glucose 4-epimerase GalE yields MTTVLVTGGAGYIGTHTDVELLNKGYDVISVDNYVNSVPEALDRVKTITGKEVKRYDGDVRDEELMNRIFEENDVDWVIHFAGLKAVGESVAKPIEYYDNNLTGTMVLLKTMRDHNVKKIIFSSSATVYGKAEHLPLTEDSPVGGTTNPYGTSKLFQEQILRDVYVADDTWTIVLLRYFNPVGAHESGLLGEDPKGIPANLTPYIAKVALGELKEVQVYGDDYPTPDGTGVRDYIHVVDLAKGHVAVIDKIGKPGVYTYNLGTGHGYSVLEVIKAYEKAAGHKIPYTIKPRRPGDIAACYADSSKAERELGWKAELGIDEMAASSLNWQTKNPKGFRKD; encoded by the coding sequence ATGACAACTGTGTTGGTTACCGGAGGGGCCGGATATATCGGCACGCACACCGATGTGGAGCTGCTGAACAAGGGGTACGACGTCATCAGCGTCGACAATTACGTCAATTCGGTGCCGGAAGCGCTCGACCGCGTCAAGACGATTACCGGCAAGGAAGTCAAGCGTTACGACGGTGACGTGCGTGACGAGGAACTGATGAACCGCATCTTCGAAGAGAACGACGTCGACTGGGTTATTCACTTCGCTGGTCTCAAGGCCGTGGGCGAATCCGTCGCCAAACCGATCGAGTATTACGATAACAACCTCACCGGTACTATGGTGCTTTTGAAGACCATGCGCGACCACAACGTCAAGAAGATTATCTTCTCCTCGTCCGCCACCGTCTACGGCAAGGCCGAGCACCTGCCGCTTACCGAGGACAGCCCCGTCGGCGGCACCACGAACCCGTATGGCACCTCGAAGCTTTTCCAGGAGCAGATCCTGCGCGACGTCTACGTTGCCGACGATACCTGGACCATCGTGCTGCTGCGTTACTTCAACCCAGTCGGAGCCCACGAGTCCGGCCTGCTCGGCGAGGACCCGAAGGGCATTCCCGCCAACCTCACCCCGTATATCGCCAAGGTGGCGTTGGGCGAGCTCAAGGAAGTCCAGGTCTACGGCGACGATTACCCGACCCCGGATGGCACTGGCGTGCGCGATTATATCCATGTGGTCGATTTGGCGAAGGGTCACGTCGCGGTGATCGACAAGATCGGCAAGCCCGGCGTCTACACCTACAATCTCGGCACCGGCCACGGCTACTCCGTCCTCGAGGTCATCAAGGCCTACGAGAAGGCCGCCGGCCACAAGATCCCGTACACCATCAAGCCTCGTCGCCCCGGCGACATCGCGGCTTGCTACGCGGATTCCTCCAAGGCCGAGCGTGAGCTGGGCTGGAAGGCCGAGCTGGGCATCGACGAGATGGCCGCTTCTTCCCTCAACTGGCAGACCAAGAACCCCAAGGGCTTCCGCAAGGACTGA
- the trxA gene encoding thioredoxin, producing MATQTLTATNFEKTITDNELVFVDFWATWCGPCKAFGPVYEKASEANPDIVFGKVDIDQNQELATAAEIQAVPTLMIAKKGQIIFKQAGALRASDLDEVIKQARALDVDAKEGANA from the coding sequence ATGGCAACACAGACTTTGACGGCAACAAACTTTGAAAAGACCATCACCGACAACGAGCTGGTGTTCGTTGATTTCTGGGCCACCTGGTGCGGCCCGTGCAAGGCTTTCGGCCCGGTTTATGAGAAGGCCAGCGAGGCCAACCCCGACATCGTCTTTGGCAAGGTCGACATCGACCAGAACCAGGAGCTCGCCACGGCGGCCGAGATTCAGGCCGTCCCCACCCTGATGATCGCCAAGAAAGGCCAGATTATCTTCAAGCAGGCCGGGGCCCTTCGCGCTTCCGATCTTGACGAGGTCATCAAGCAGGCCCGTGCCCTTGATGTCGATGCCAAGGAAGGCGCCAACGCCTGA
- a CDS encoding L,D-transpeptidase, with amino-acid sequence MDNVMNSGNEPEALTSELSQADIAALGIGAHAMPKKQVKHRLPIIIAAVVFAVLVVALIASFFGARWYYKDKAAPGVHLGDVAVAGQNAAQLKQTVDHEVQNSKVTITDGQGKKATAGFKDLGVKVDTDKTVQDLLAAKGDGAGRVVPFQKADVKLVADVTDLPINTYLTNTFVKDGDKAVPSSVAFDGNSSQFVAAAGHGGRAPEMSGVKNSVNTLIADPGETKTVKVSYKTIDTPVSQSAAQTAADAANKLLANKIVINNGDASQFELPVAQVASWIKPNADLEKGQVNLSIDKNAIAGYINSEMPKQLNQDMVSQQDIVDGNGKVMLTMTKGVNGVKVKDGDAVVNQVYSAMTSGQPATIQAAADITKFDVKQTKSEMRIVVDRSTQTATVYKNDQVVKTFLVCTGKPGGDETTLGNYVIYLRYAVQTMRGPGYVSPNVRWVSYFNGGEGFHTADWNPVGIATGNPSEYGSHGCVNMNVNDAQWIYDNCPQGTLVQVVGDQPAGAVR; translated from the coding sequence ATGGACAACGTCATGAACAGCGGCAACGAGCCTGAGGCGCTGACAAGTGAGCTCAGCCAAGCCGATATCGCCGCGCTTGGCATCGGCGCTCATGCGATGCCTAAAAAGCAGGTGAAGCACCGTCTGCCGATTATCATCGCTGCCGTGGTGTTTGCAGTGCTTGTCGTTGCGTTGATTGCTTCGTTCTTTGGCGCACGTTGGTATTACAAGGATAAGGCCGCTCCGGGGGTTCATCTCGGCGATGTGGCTGTGGCTGGGCAGAATGCCGCTCAATTGAAGCAGACCGTCGACCACGAAGTCCAGAACTCGAAGGTCACCATCACTGACGGGCAAGGCAAGAAGGCCACCGCCGGCTTCAAGGATCTGGGCGTGAAAGTCGATACCGACAAGACCGTGCAGGATCTCCTCGCCGCCAAGGGGGATGGCGCGGGTCGCGTTGTTCCTTTCCAGAAAGCCGATGTCAAACTCGTGGCGGATGTCACTGACCTGCCGATTAACACCTATCTGACCAACACGTTCGTCAAGGATGGCGACAAGGCCGTCCCCTCAAGCGTGGCTTTCGATGGCAACTCCAGCCAATTCGTCGCTGCCGCAGGCCATGGAGGGCGTGCTCCTGAAATGAGCGGCGTCAAGAATTCGGTCAACACATTGATTGCGGATCCCGGCGAAACCAAAACCGTGAAGGTCTCCTACAAGACCATCGATACCCCTGTTTCCCAAAGCGCTGCGCAGACGGCAGCCGACGCGGCGAACAAGCTGCTGGCCAACAAGATCGTCATCAATAACGGCGACGCTAGCCAATTCGAATTGCCGGTGGCGCAAGTGGCCTCGTGGATCAAACCCAATGCAGACCTTGAAAAAGGGCAGGTTAATCTCAGCATCGACAAGAACGCCATTGCGGGCTATATCAACAGTGAAATGCCCAAGCAACTCAACCAGGATATGGTCAGCCAGCAGGATATCGTCGACGGCAACGGCAAGGTGATGCTTACGATGACCAAGGGTGTCAACGGCGTCAAGGTCAAAGACGGCGATGCCGTGGTCAATCAGGTCTACTCTGCCATGACCAGCGGTCAGCCGGCCACCATTCAGGCCGCGGCGGACATCACCAAATTCGACGTCAAACAGACAAAGTCCGAGATGCGCATCGTCGTTGACCGGTCCACACAGACCGCGACGGTCTACAAAAACGACCAGGTGGTGAAGACCTTCCTAGTCTGCACGGGCAAGCCCGGTGGTGACGAGACCACTTTGGGCAATTACGTCATCTATCTGCGTTACGCGGTACAGACCATGCGTGGCCCGGGTTACGTTTCTCCGAACGTGCGTTGGGTCAGCTATTTCAACGGTGGAGAGGGCTTCCATACTGCGGATTGGAATCCGGTCGGTATTGCCACCGGCAACCCGTCTGAGTATGGCTCGCATGGCTGCGTGAATATGAACGTCAATGACGCCCAATGGATTTATGACAACTGCCCGCAGGGCACGCTGGTGCAGGTCGTGGGCGACCAGCCTGCCGGTGCGGTGCGCTAA
- a CDS encoding alpha/beta hydrolase gives MNIRINNKVYRSGKGVPLILLHAFPVDARMWDDCVASLVRLGRERKVVPFPIWAPDTPGAGDASIPDVHATGALADDGAYAEAMDKVAEAFVSMLHIAGHEKAIWVGLSMGGYIAMDIQRLFPETVAGLALCDTTTIADSVQARANRLNIAETCESDNTVEPVMHFARPQAGDSTVKQSQRFQDLLTGWIHDQRPEGLAWRERMAAGRVDTTDQLARVTAPVAVICGENDPSSPPAKMKPIADAMTSTSVAFTAIPDCGHFSAVEHPDTVANALLDLVERV, from the coding sequence ATGAATATTCGCATTAATAATAAAGTCTATCGTTCCGGCAAAGGCGTGCCTCTGATTCTGTTGCATGCCTTTCCTGTGGATGCGCGGATGTGGGATGATTGTGTCGCAAGTCTGGTTCGATTGGGAAGGGAACGTAAGGTTGTGCCCTTCCCGATCTGGGCGCCGGATACGCCGGGTGCCGGCGATGCCTCGATTCCCGATGTGCACGCTACCGGTGCGCTCGCCGACGATGGGGCGTACGCCGAGGCGATGGACAAGGTGGCCGAAGCCTTCGTTTCGATGCTGCATATCGCCGGTCACGAAAAGGCCATTTGGGTGGGGCTTTCGATGGGCGGCTATATCGCGATGGATATTCAGCGGCTATTCCCGGAAACCGTTGCCGGGCTTGCGTTGTGCGACACCACCACGATTGCGGATAGCGTTCAGGCCCGTGCGAATCGGCTCAACATCGCGGAAACCTGCGAAAGTGACAACACCGTCGAACCGGTGATGCATTTCGCGCGTCCTCAGGCGGGGGATTCGACAGTCAAGCAGAGCCAGCGTTTTCAGGATTTGCTGACCGGCTGGATTCACGATCAACGCCCGGAAGGGCTTGCTTGGCGCGAGCGCATGGCCGCGGGCCGCGTCGATACAACCGACCAGCTGGCACGGGTAACCGCTCCCGTCGCGGTCATCTGCGGCGAGAACGACCCTTCGAGCCCTCCGGCCAAGATGAAGCCGATTGCCGACGCCATGACTTCCACCTCTGTCGCTTTCACCGCGATTCCCGATTGCGGCCATTTCAGCGCCGTCGAGCATCCCGACACGGTCGCGAACGCTTTGCTGGACTTGGTCGAGCGCGTATAG
- the nudC gene encoding NAD(+) diphosphatase has translation MAASFSSLALTQVLPFLPLAQGDIDYQTERRGDPNLIAEVLAQPKTTVVFVRDGLVAVPDGQAARVDFETAKIRLAEVPGEYVLRALGDRIDDSSKTGIIPIFLGSYGIGSNRPQAVVALDVSDFAEKAGVESRDGESGMHPDTGKGNAGLGAETSSPQTDQSAQSQVLERALQRFDWVSLLGFAPHASARETGQATTAVALSNWHNSQKYCPRCGSRVRPAMSGWAQQCDNENCETHHSLLFPRIEPAVITSIVDGQGRLLLQHNKKWSDPSFYSVCAGFVEAGENLEHAVKREAAEETGLTLGEVKYLGSQPWPFPASLMVAFKARALGTDVKVDGLETLDARFFTRDEFAEALTTGQIKQPGKATVARYMIEEWYGQKL, from the coding sequence ATGGCTGCTTCGTTTTCATCGCTGGCATTGACTCAGGTGCTGCCGTTCCTGCCGCTTGCCCAGGGCGACATCGACTACCAGACCGAGCGTAGAGGCGACCCCAACCTCATTGCGGAAGTTCTGGCACAGCCGAAAACGACGGTCGTTTTCGTGCGCGATGGGCTTGTGGCCGTTCCTGACGGGCAAGCGGCGCGCGTCGATTTCGAAACCGCAAAGATACGTCTGGCCGAGGTGCCCGGAGAGTACGTTTTGCGTGCGCTTGGTGACAGGATTGACGATTCTTCCAAAACCGGTATCATCCCCATATTTCTTGGCAGTTATGGTATTGGCAGTAATCGCCCTCAGGCTGTTGTGGCTTTGGACGTCTCGGATTTTGCGGAAAAAGCGGGCGTGGAAAGTCGGGATGGCGAATCGGGGATGCATCCCGATACGGGCAAAGGCAACGCTGGATTAGGCGCGGAGACTTCATCGCCGCAAACCGACCAATCCGCGCAGAGCCAGGTGCTCGAGCGCGCCCTGCAGCGTTTCGACTGGGTTTCCCTGCTAGGCTTCGCCCCGCACGCCTCGGCCCGCGAAACCGGGCAGGCCACCACGGCGGTTGCCTTGAGCAACTGGCACAACAGCCAGAAATATTGTCCGCGTTGCGGTTCTAGGGTTCGTCCGGCCATGTCTGGATGGGCTCAACAATGTGACAACGAAAACTGTGAGACGCACCATTCACTGCTTTTCCCGCGTATTGAGCCGGCCGTCATCACTTCGATTGTCGACGGTCAGGGCAGGCTATTGCTGCAGCATAATAAAAAATGGAGCGATCCGTCCTTCTATTCGGTATGTGCGGGATTCGTCGAAGCTGGCGAGAACCTGGAACACGCCGTGAAGCGCGAAGCCGCAGAGGAAACTGGCCTGACGCTCGGCGAGGTGAAATATCTGGGCTCCCAACCCTGGCCGTTCCCGGCATCGTTGATGGTTGCGTTCAAGGCTCGTGCACTTGGCACCGATGTCAAGGTGGATGGTCTTGAAACGCTCGATGCTCGTTTCTTCACCAGGGACGAATTCGCCGAAGCGCTGACTACCGGTCAAATCAAACAGCCAGGCAAGGCGACCGTCGCGCGTTACATGATCGAAGAATGGTACGGGCAGAAATTGTAA
- a CDS encoding phosphatase domain-containing protein, with translation MARKPVKQQVSPTQADQMPTVPIEVHRASTSFDSSKTISASSRFGEPWVQSTRKAITQGFGAWTRFSTGLVRKWGWYPKVEPYAGYGTGDYARLVCRTVMAPGGSRSGELMRGIRGMLSVPAAGVRVKIEIDGVPVSQVQVGVSEVYDRYDSSREISSEYAVSDRAGYLDLVAERGNTPGVHRVSYQVARRKKVTSELFVVPSGAKVGIITDVDDTIMVTQAPSPVKAAYNLLLLNPKKRSTVPGMSALFTRLADMMPDAPFFYLSTSPWNVESSIRNFIAEQGYPAGPLLLRDLDPRPKTFVPSGVEHKLQFAEQLMEDFPDMKFILIGDDGQKDPVTYATIARRYPGRVLAIAIRELSPRESSALGQVAGLTATQPMPVTDVPVFTGTTGANIMKTMLPYLRHELGLE, from the coding sequence ATGGCACGCAAACCCGTCAAGCAGCAAGTCAGTCCGACGCAGGCCGACCAAATGCCTACGGTGCCGATTGAAGTGCATCGCGCCTCCACTTCGTTCGATTCGTCGAAAACCATCAGCGCGTCCAGCCGATTCGGAGAACCTTGGGTGCAAAGTACGCGAAAGGCGATCACCCAGGGGTTTGGCGCGTGGACGCGATTTTCAACCGGGCTGGTGCGCAAGTGGGGCTGGTATCCGAAAGTCGAGCCCTACGCCGGCTACGGAACCGGTGACTATGCCAGGCTCGTCTGCCGGACGGTGATGGCGCCCGGCGGTTCGCGTTCAGGGGAACTGATGCGCGGGATTCGTGGCATGCTCTCGGTGCCTGCGGCCGGAGTAAGAGTCAAAATCGAAATCGATGGAGTGCCGGTCAGCCAGGTGCAGGTCGGGGTTTCCGAGGTCTACGACCGCTACGATTCCTCGCGTGAGATAAGTTCCGAATACGCTGTTTCCGACAGGGCCGGGTACCTCGACCTGGTCGCCGAACGCGGCAATACGCCGGGTGTCCACCGTGTTTCCTACCAGGTCGCCAGGCGTAAGAAGGTCACCTCGGAACTGTTCGTGGTGCCATCCGGTGCCAAAGTGGGCATCATCACCGACGTCGATGACACCATCATGGTCACTCAGGCGCCAAGCCCAGTAAAGGCGGCCTACAACCTCCTGCTGCTCAACCCCAAGAAGCGCAGCACCGTGCCAGGAATGAGCGCTCTCTTCACCCGTCTGGCCGACATGATGCCGGATGCACCGTTCTTTTATCTTTCGACTTCGCCTTGGAACGTCGAGAGTTCGATACGCAATTTCATCGCCGAACAGGGCTATCCCGCCGGACCGTTGCTGTTGCGCGACCTCGACCCGCGGCCCAAGACCTTCGTCCCCTCTGGGGTCGAGCACAAACTCCAGTTCGCCGAGCAGCTGATGGAGGATTTCCCGGATATGAAATTCATCCTGATCGGCGATGACGGGCAGAAGGACCCGGTGACCTACGCCACCATCGCGCGGCGCTACCCGGGGCGGGTGCTGGCCATCGCCATCCGCGAGCTGAGTCCACGCGAATCCTCGGCGCTGGGCCAGGTTGCGGGGCTCACCGCCACCCAACCCATGCCGGTGACCGACGTTCCCGTTTTCACCGGCACCACCGGAGCCAACATCATGAAGACGATGCTGCCGTATTTGCGCCATGAACTCGGGCTCGAGTAG
- the gcvH gene encoding glycine cleavage system protein GcvH — translation MASAASKSVSLDVPDHLQYSGDHVWVEDVDGLAVIGLTEYAASQMGEIVYVDLPEPDTPVRAGDEIVEMESAKTVQNLISPVEGTVKYVNQAVSDDPQVINNDPYGEGWILKIEMDDDEPELMDADQYAAMVKRAE, via the coding sequence ATGGCCAGTGCGGCTTCCAAATCCGTCTCTTTGGATGTACCGGACCACCTGCAATATTCCGGCGACCACGTCTGGGTCGAGGACGTGGACGGGCTGGCCGTCATCGGGCTGACCGAATATGCGGCCTCCCAGATGGGCGAGATCGTCTATGTCGATTTGCCCGAGCCGGACACCCCGGTGCGTGCGGGCGATGAGATTGTGGAAATGGAAAGCGCCAAGACGGTGCAAAATCTTATTTCCCCGGTCGAAGGCACCGTCAAATACGTCAATCAGGCTGTTTCCGATGACCCACAGGTCATCAACAATGACCCATACGGCGAGGGCTGGATTCTGAAAATCGAGATGGATGACGACGAGCCCGAGCTGATGGATGCCGACCAGTACGCCGCGATGGTGAAGCGCGCCGAATAG
- a CDS encoding NUDIX hydrolase family protein codes for MAVLNDEVPDEGDFDAGRHRGEFDGITPEDFVRGGSNGNPPGWLTPHDIDEARAKLPIVYAEVVPVRTDDMGRVSAVGSLLRVRDSGSVERTLITGRILFHETIREAIARNIAKDLGDLALPILPASLQPFTVAEFFPTPGISEFYDPRQHAIALCYVVQISGDCKPLDPALDVEWCDVDSKQLDTFIAQMSGGHGQIVRRALSWAGVDE; via the coding sequence ATGGCAGTCTTGAATGATGAAGTGCCCGACGAGGGCGATTTCGATGCGGGGCGGCATCGCGGCGAATTCGATGGCATCACCCCTGAGGACTTTGTGCGCGGCGGCAGCAATGGCAACCCTCCTGGCTGGCTGACGCCACACGATATCGACGAGGCGCGCGCCAAACTTCCCATCGTCTATGCCGAAGTGGTTCCGGTACGCACCGACGACATGGGCCGCGTCAGTGCTGTCGGTTCGCTTCTGCGAGTGCGTGACAGCGGCTCCGTGGAACGCACACTGATCACTGGCCGCATTCTTTTCCACGAGACCATCCGCGAGGCCATCGCCCGCAACATCGCCAAAGACTTGGGGGATCTTGCCCTGCCCATCTTGCCGGCAAGCCTCCAGCCGTTCACCGTCGCCGAGTTCTTCCCGACTCCAGGCATCTCGGAGTTTTACGACCCGCGCCAGCACGCCATAGCGCTGTGCTACGTGGTGCAGATTTCCGGCGACTGCAAGCCGCTCGACCCGGCGCTCGACGTGGAATGGTGCGATGTGGATAGCAAACAGCTCGACACGTTCATCGCCCAGATGTCCGGCGGTCACGGCCAGATCGTGCGCCGCGCGCTTTCGTGGGCCGGAGTGGACGAATAG
- a CDS encoding G5 domain-containing protein, with protein sequence MANHRKQTKTLRSLSKRQWTKIAAGVVAVVALVGSSAIAVHSHDARQDSVNRVTSYSATDANALGVSRGTDREDLRGGKAGDTYVTVKINGKNRAVVGSHFTDVKSVLDQGDITLETGDVVNPSLKTKVNESTVISIERANANLETSDAPIGFNTVTKETSDLPKGQQKVQSEGQEGVMETTSLVTKAGKKTISSNVFTSFVKQAPVDKVILVGTGSNSSVSSDAANIGSTVPVGEMQQWAHDYLLSTGGSEADFTATVFIISHESGWRVNAQNPSGAYGLPQALPSSKMSSAGDDWATNYQTQLKWFWGYCARYGGVQGAYAHWQVAHSY encoded by the coding sequence ATGGCTAACCACCGTAAGCAAACCAAGACCTTGAGGTCGCTGAGCAAACGCCAGTGGACGAAGATCGCGGCCGGCGTAGTAGCGGTTGTGGCATTGGTGGGCAGCAGCGCAATCGCCGTTCACTCGCATGATGCACGTCAGGATTCCGTCAACCGCGTCACTTCGTACTCGGCCACCGACGCCAACGCGCTCGGCGTCTCCCGCGGCACCGACCGTGAAGACCTTCGCGGCGGCAAAGCCGGCGACACCTACGTCACCGTCAAGATCAACGGCAAGAACCGCGCTGTGGTCGGCTCCCACTTCACCGATGTCAAGTCCGTGCTCGATCAGGGCGATATCACCCTCGAGACCGGCGACGTCGTCAATCCAAGCCTCAAGACCAAAGTCAACGAGTCCACGGTCATCAGCATCGAACGCGCCAACGCGAATCTCGAGACTTCCGATGCTCCCATCGGTTTCAACACCGTGACCAAGGAAACCTCAGACCTGCCCAAGGGTCAGCAGAAGGTTCAGTCCGAGGGACAGGAAGGCGTGATGGAAACCACCAGCCTGGTTACCAAGGCAGGTAAGAAGACCATCTCCTCCAACGTATTCACTTCATTCGTCAAGCAGGCTCCCGTCGACAAGGTCATCCTCGTAGGCACCGGCTCCAATTCTTCCGTTTCCAGCGACGCGGCCAACATCGGCTCCACTGTTCCGGTCGGCGAGATGCAGCAGTGGGCGCATGACTACCTGCTTTCCACCGGTGGCTCAGAAGCCGACTTCACCGCCACCGTCTTCATCATCAGCCACGAATCCGGCTGGCGCGTCAACGCGCAAAATCCTTCTGGCGCTTATGGTCTGCCCCAAGCACTGCCCAGCAGCAAGATGTCGAGCGCCGGCGATGACTGGGCCACCAATTATCAGACTCAGCTCAAGTGGTTCTGGGGCTACTGCGCACGTTACGGCGGCGTGCAGGGCGCCTACGCCCACTGGCAGGTTGCTCACAGCTACTGA